The Microtus ochrogaster isolate Prairie Vole_2 unplaced genomic scaffold, MicOch1.0 UNK146, whole genome shotgun sequence DNA window NNNNNNNNNNNNNNNNNNNNNNNNNNNNNNNNNNNNNNNNNNNNNNNNNNNNNNNNNNNNNNNNNNNNNNNNNNNNNNNNNNNNNNgttctggtggtttcatgcggtttttcagattgttgggtgaattcttgcattggtgcctgcccatctcttcctccgaatgctcccctatggatcttcttttacaggatcaggtctccttgcccactgatgtaccttcccagtgtgtcactccccagtgatggctctcctggtgcccagatcggatctctgtgcttcttgggtagctcgtaaacaaagggcctaccttgcttgctgcaggcaggctattgagacaaaggaactacagCCCTCCTGTCCCAGCGcccgaacaggctgagctgggagatgttatgtggggtgggataggaagagagaggaggtttcgggcagtatagcccctgcaggatgaccaggaagtgtagggggggatgaggaacgtctgagttcccccGCTCCGGGCtgctgccgcactcactcaccccaaagatGGCTCTCCCGGTGCCCAGATTGGATCtccatgctgcttgggtagctcgtaaacctagttaagagatttttaaaagtactaCTTCCATTTGGTTGTTTATTACAGATATGTTTAAACTGTTTATCTTCATTGAGTTTAATTTTGTCTAGGAATTTatccattttaaaagaaattttgtttttgtttgtttttgagattttaatttaattatatttcttccttcccttttctcccaccAAACCTTTCCGTATACCCTTCCCATTATCAtttaaattcatggtctcttcttcattgctattgcatacatatatgtatttgcttatacatatatattcctaaatatagcttATAGAGTCCATTTAAAGTTACTTGTAcgtatgttttcaaggttgacTATTTGAaggtgtgctcttctctggggaggACTAACCCTCCTACCCACAGATTTACTCTATTGTTGTATAGTGTTTGTTAgaattcaggcattatgctggcctgtcACCTGACAGGATGTACCCTGCCCAGCCTAGTCCTTTGGACCCAGAGCCCTTGCCCCACACCTTCGTTCCTCGGACCTACGGGTCTTTTGGGCTCCAATTCCTTGGCCTTTATGCCTTCTGTCTTGAACTCCACTGTAAGCAACTTGGTACACCTGGCCCCTCCCCTTGAGAACCTGAGAGATGCATTGCCCCTGTGTCATACCTGAGTGCAGGGCAGACAGTATCCTGTCACTTTAAAAGGTGATACTCTATCtgcttttaccttttcttttcctctctctctctctctctctctctctctctctctctctctcctcttccacacTCTTGTCTTCAGAGGCaagtctctttccttctctcaccCCCTTTTCCATTCCCTTTCTCTAATAAAACTTCTACCATAAGCTCTGTCTTTCTGacatgtctgtctctcacctgtaGCATGGATTCTCACCTTCCAAGGTCTCTCTCCTGCAGAATCTTCTCAGGGTTCACTCGGTACAGCTGGGTAGAGTTGAGGCCTCATTTGCTTTCTCCACTCCCATTTGGCATGTTCATTGGCGTCATCCTTGTTCAGGCCACATTTGGGTGGTAATGTTGGTGAAACGTTATGGGCACAGCTTCTGATGTTAGTAGGCtacacaatctcacaacaaacttTTGGGTCCTTTGGTTTTTACTATCTCTCcattccctcttctgcaatgtcccCAGAGCCTTAGGTGTAGGAATGTTTTGCATATGTATCCGATGGGACTGGTCTTCACATCTCTccattttgattgattgtggttttctgtagaggttggttgcaaagagaagtttccttgatgaggggtagAGACTACACGTGTCTGCGGGTATAAGGACAAATTCTTATAGACTATTGTtgggattattttgtttctagcaaattagtggttgtagattctcctctaaTAGCCATGACTGCCCTAGCACTGAGTTGTTAGCTAGGTTTCTAGTATCAGGCATGCTATGACTCTTGTTGAACAGATCTGAAGTACAATCAGAGAGCCATTGTTTGCCTCCAAGATATGTGCATCAGTACTCCTGAACCTGTAGGGTTAGAGTTCCATGCTGGTCGTTGATGTGGGTCATAGGTGTCATTGGTAGGTGGGACTGTTGCTTGCCTCCTTTGGAAGTTTGCATGCACCTTCTGGGTTTGaaagttttccttaaaaaataaactattattttgatgggttttctttatttgtggatTGCAGTTTTTTTCTTGAAACTTGCACTACACCTTTACTCTCCTGTCTACTTTGTGTTTTAACTATGAGATgccacttatttttttctctgttttgtctttactgtgttctgtgtgcttcttgtaaTTGTATGGGTGAGTCTTTTCTTAGACTGGGACAGTTCTCTCTATGATCTCCTTGAAGGTCCTGCATTTGCCATTGACTTGGGATTCTTCTCCCTCACCTTCACATAGAatttgaaggttttatttttccatggtGTCTCAGATAAACAATATTATTTAGGCATGTACAGCTCCACAACTCACTATCTGCTGATTACATCACCTCAAGTCTGTGCCTCTGTAAGAAAGATTACTTTTCTTAAAGAGTGTTTGGAGGTggtgacattttcttaattttagcaAAGTGTTGTTAATTTCTAGGTGAGGTCCCAAAGCCACTGTCAAGTAGGAATGGAGGCTATCAGGAATATTTTGGAAGCAGAAAGGATACCTTGGAGaatcaaaatgtttttttctacttttataaatagtatattattatttttacttgtgttttgTTCTCAAGGACTGGGATCAGCTAATGCATACAGACATGTAGGGCCTGGGGAGCATAGctcacacacaggaatcccaGAGCTCAGCTGTTCCTACTGCATGTTTTCCTAGAATTAGGGAAGTTCACTTTTCCATCTGATGGCTGCACTTTCTGACAACCTAAAGGACAGGATTGCCCTTTATAGATGACATGATAATCATGGATCTAGAGGGAGATGAGCTGatgacttttcttctttataactaCTTCGTAGGGCCTCATTCTACATGGATGCTTATCAAAGGCCCGGCCAGGTGAGgggtttgtttttctattcattaATAGTGAAAGCTATAAGTAGGTGGTAAATGAATTAAGattttctgtaacaaaatactagaaaattctctgcttaaaattttacttttgagcCTTACTGTATCAATAGCAAACACAACAGAATCTTAGAGACACAAAATATCAGTGTAATGATTTGTAAAAGAACATAGATTCCGCTTACTATGATCTCTGATTGTAAAGTGTGTGACAGTAGAAGGTGGGGCTGCTGGAAAGAGGACAGGGTTTAGCAGACGTTCAGAAATCAAGAACAGGAAAGGCTAGTAGGGTGaagatactcaataaatattatatattgaaaataaatgtcatGAAACTCATCCCTTTTTACAATGATTGTACACTAGTACATATGTAAAAAGTAGCCCCAAATGGAATATTTTAGCAATTGTATCTGACGATAGATTCTTCTGAGTGTGtgctttaataattttaagaacatggtTCCATAAAGATTATGTGTTAGTTGACAGTGTGTTAGTTTTCCATCCCTGTCATAAAACTCCCAAAATGACTTCGAGGGTGAAAAACAAAGGacacacatttatttgtttgcagaagtacatttataatattaagttatgtttaaattataagatacatttaaattgtattttgtatttttctcattttactacTTTTCTCAAGTCAACTGattatacattcatatataagtTAGAAATACACAACAAATATTAACTAAGTCAGTGTTTATCCGTTCTCTTCAATTTGCATATACTTTCTTAGGAAAGTTTCAACTTACGGCCTAGTGAAACATAAGACATTCTTAATATCATATAAGTTTCCAGACAGAAACCTGCAGATGACTTAGTCTTTGGATCTAGTCAATTTAACAGCCATTGCTTCTCTACTATTATAAATGTTTTTGGGtatactttgtattttaatacttaCACTAAATATTACAACTTAAACTAATGTAAAAGCCTCCAACAgtgaaatttcttttcaaataaaacaaatgatttttttctcagttcatATATATGTTAGCAACTCTTTTTGTATCTATGGTAGCTATGGTCATTTTTGTCTAAGTCTCAactacagtgagctccagagaaaaATGCGACTTGATAAATCAAGATGTGTCATTTTTGTATGTAATAAACACTTACAAAGCAATGGATATGAAGTAGAGAGGTTAAAGTGCATACCTTTGGGATAAGAAATGAGCATCTTAGATTACTTTTTAACCTTATATTATTATggatattatatattaataattatgtatgtataattaataacaaattaTTACATGCATATAGTTTGTccatttgcaattttaaaaatcatttgggCTACAATTCTTAGAATTTGGAGACCAAGCCTTGAATTAGTATTACTGTGgagcttttatatatttatttatttaagatttattttattttgcatatacatatgttttgcctacatgtattttatgtgcactaCTTTCTTGCCTGGACAGGAAGGCAATGGATTCCCTTGAACTAGAGTTACCGATGGCCATGAACAACCACGGATTTGTTGGGAATCATACCCAGGTCTTTTCAAGAGCAAGATGTACTCATTAACACTGAACAATATCTCCACCTTGATCCTGGAGCTTAAAAAAATATCCCAGAACATCACTACTGTGGATGTATGTTGGTGAGGGAATAAGACTCCAGCAATTAAGGTGGTTCTATTCCTTTACTAGATCAGGCAATTTAAGAGCAGAACTCACATAAACATAAAGCTTGGTTTATGGTCTCATTCATAGTGTCATTTTAGAGAGCTCTCAGCCACTAACTTCTGCATAATTTCTAGACATACGTGCATctatgcatttgtatatgtggACTTACTTATATTAGTGAACTTGAAAATACAAAGGAACTCTTTTCTGagtcagtgttttctatttttctaccaCAAAGCCAATTTTAAAGTACCGAATTAGattaatttgataaaataatgaCCCTCGTCATCAGGGCAAATAACTAACATAGGCCCTAAAGGTCAGACTGTTGagtgaaataataaaaactgtctGGGTGCTGATGACCATGTTAACACTGGGGACCTTGATTTCCACTGCATGGGACggaatctcttttaaaaacagaaattccaGAAAGATCACTATATGGTCATTTTCTACAAGTTCATGCTTGTCACACTGTGTTGAAAATAGTGTTTGTCTTAGtgtcacatgttctctctcattgaGGGCTCCTAGTTTCACATCTTTGGTTGTGaatgcagaagaaaggaaagtaaaacagtcatTGCCAGGATAGGGGTGGTGGGGAGCAATAGAGGAGACTAGCAGGGTACCAGTGGTCGCATCAGGGAAGTGGGGAAAGTGAAGCTCAGTAAGTGGAAGgcaaatacagaagaaagagggaggtagGTGAGATAGCAGTGCAGGTGACTGAAAAAGTCATAAGTAATCATACTTTTAACTATTTACATCTtccttcaaaacagaaaagaaaaataacatttgttttcATAGCTGGGAGTTAGTTCTTTAAACCTAAAATGCAGTCTCATAAAAGTGATGGAGTAGGAACTAAACCTAGAGACATTTAGGACCATTTACAATCATAATTAATGGTTTTTCAATTAATAGGGTGTGAAAAGTGCAATAATGACCTAGATTTGTATTGTTGTTGTCTTTAATACCAGATCCCGAGGAAGTAAGATTCCACGAAAAAGGATAAATTGAGATAGACATTTTTACTGATTAAAATAGTAGGGTTATCACGAAATATCACTGTGATTCTATTAGGATTATGGGTCAAAACGTGGATAGTTGCAAAATATAGCATATTAAAATAATGTAACATGAGACTGACTCACCTCACagttttggatttcttttgtGAATACTTTTCATGTCAATGTAAGTTTTACTCGATTGTAAACATGTGACTAATATTCTGTGTTCATCACTACTGTTTTAGTTGTTAACTCTAAAACGAGGCAATGTAAATCAATAGGATTGGATGTCTAAGGCATGACCACTAGGTGAGTAGCAGGCCCACAAAGTGTGCATTCTGTATAGTATATGACTGTAAATGCCTTTATCATCTCTGTTATGCTATATACACAGGTAGATACATGGAGAAGTATATAGAAATAAGGGCtgtgttttcaaagaaacaactctttgtttcattgattctttgaaatattttactagtttattactttttatttattttttatttttatttttttagagttgtttctttgaaaacataaaaaatattggcAAATGCTTAGACCAACAAAATTAGAGAAGAttaacaaattaagaaaactaaatatAAGAAGGGAAACTTTGGAACAGATGCCAGTGAAATTTATAGTATCATCAGGCATGCTTTGAAAATCTATACTCCAATAAACTAAAAAatctaaagtgaaaaaaaaaagaaataagggctGTGATATCCAGACTGGAATATCAGAAGTTAAAGACAGGTTAATCAAATATAAGTAGGAACAATTGAATAGTGATGTAGACACACTGACCAGTGAATCACAAGTCTGACGTATACTCTATTATTTTTCCCAGGTATATAAAATATGCTTCTACTATGGTGTTAAGATGAGTATACTTTCCACGTATGTCCTCGTTAAAGAATGTCCTTAATTTCCAAGCTTCACTTGGAGTCCTAGccaacatttttctcctttttttctacaCTTTCATAATTCTAGGTCACAGACCTAAGCCCACGGACATGATCTCATGTCACCAGACCTTCATCCACATAGTGCTGCTCCTCACTGGAACTGATATTTGGCTTTGGGACATATTTGAGTCACTGAATTTTGAGAATGACttcaaatgtaaaacaaatttttaCATAAACAGAGTGATGAGAGGCCTCTCCATCTgcatcacctgcctcctgagtgtgttccAGGCAGTCACTATCAGTCCCAGTTCCTCTTTCTtggcaaaatttaaatataaactacAAAACCacatgatttctgttttcttatttatctggTCTTTCAACTTGTTATTCAGTAGCTATCATATCTTCTATATTGGTGCTTTTACCAATGTGAGTGAAACAAACCAGATGAAGATCACTAAATCCTGCTCTCTCTTCCCCATGAACTACATCATCAAGGTATTCATTTTAACAGTGGCAACCTCCAGGGATGTATTTCTCATAGGAGTTATGCTGACCATGAGTGCATATACGGTGATTATCTTGTTCAGACATCAGAGGCAATGCCAATACCTTCACAGCCTCAGCTACCCAAGAACATCTCCTGAGAAAAGGGCCACCCAGACCATCTTGCTGCTGGTGGTTTCCTTTGTGATCTTGTACTGGGTGGACTTTATCATCTCATCCACTGCAGTCCTGTTATGGATGTACAATCCAGTCATCCCGAGTGTACAGAAGTTTGTGATGAATGTCTATCCCACAATTACTCCTCTGATACAAATCAGTTCTGATAACAGAATAACTAATATGCTCAAAAAACACTCAGTCTGTGTACCACCATATTTTTAGAAaaggataatttattttttaacaaaattatttatttatttttatttatatttatgagtattttgtcaacatgtatgtatgtgtgaattcCTGATATCCACAGAGAAAAGGTCATTCCCCCTCCCTGAACTGGACATACAAATGGTTGTAAGGTATCATATTGGTGCAGTTGcaattatattttttcaaaatacatattctTAAACTGTTTAATAGTTCAAGTAGCAAATCAAGGTTcttcatacatttaaataaattttgtgttATTACACATGCACATTCTTGTGACGTTTCTGCTGCCCTTTAAGTTCACTGTATATGGTAAGTTGAAATTTCCACAGGAATTCTcttatctttcctttttactttataTCATAAATGTTCCCTTGATGCTGAGGTTACTCAAAGGAAGCTCCTTGCTGATGCTGACTTTTTACGTTTTTCTTTCGAAGGGATTTTAATCTACTCTCAGTCATCAAAAATTAGTTTAAATATCCTATTTAAACTTTAATTCTTTTCCTTAAGTATAGTTTCTCTGGATCCAGAAAATTTTGTGaatttaaatattctctttttaCCACAGTTATTTCATGAGCTTTATATGAAAATTCCATGTGCTTGTGTATTTGTTCTTCATCAATTCTTACTGATGTattagtcataaaataaaaattgattatatatatacatgatatacagtgtgttttttgtgtatgtgtgtatgtttgcatgtgtgtgggcacagatgaaggatgtgtgtgcatgtgtacatgcaggcCAGGAGgcaacattttctatttttcttcacaaTCCACTCACCTTGGTTTTGATAATGTCTCTCAGTGACCTGGGGATTGCCAAATAGGACAAAATGATATCCCAGGTattttcctgtgtctgcctctccaaCTCTGGGATTCCAAATATGCAACACCACACtccacttaaatttttttcttttactgataaTAGTTCTGTTTTACAGAGTATATTCTGAATAGAGTTTCTCCTCCCTGTACTTAGTTTCAGGAAAGCTtggcttaggcagtgaaggaaaccatagTAAACAGAGAGCTGGTGAAGATGTCATTGAATGAGGGGTCATATCACagccccagaaagcagcagaTCTTGGCCTCTTCGGCCACATGGTTCTGACTTAAGATGAAGGTTAGAAGAAAAAGGCTACGGAATCTCTTTTTGTGAAGGAGGAAAGCTACTGGCTGAGGCCAGGCACAGGGGTGTCACTGCTTGGAGGCTTAGAGAGAccattgtgtgtatctgtgaaagTCAAACCTGGATTGCCTCAGAGACCCCGGGCTGTTGGAGATGACAGAGCCATATAatacctgctgaggaaagctgctgaCAGGGAGTGGAATCAACCCAAGTGAGAGAAGTGTgatgtgtttttgatcttatccattctgaCCATTCTGGTGCAAGATGGTagctcagagtcattttgatttgcctttccctgatgattaaggatgttgaccaatttcttaaatgtctttcatttttttgagacttttctgttgagaattctctgttgagATCTGTACTGTCATGCTACCTTCTGCGGAGTCTGTGTGATCTTTCACAATGGCACAAGCTTCAAGGAAGAGTGCCttcagagaaggtgtgtgtgtgtgctgtgcttcctgcatAGGAGCCCTTGCACTTTTGGCATTACCTGCTTATGTTCTAAGGAATAAGGTCTGGTTTCTTATGGAAGGGAAGGTAGTATGTTTAAGTTTCCAGTTTCTACTGATGAGCCATTACCATATACAGGAGTATATGATGCTAATGGAGGAAGATGGGTTAACATTCAAGGGAAAAAGGTTTCCAGGTTTAGTCTGGTGCTTAttaaatgaagaacaaaaggcaaacttAATTAAACAATTAAGACAGGTGCAGCAAAAATGGGATAAGGGTAGATGAGAGAGATACATGCCCTAACTTCTTAAGATTGGTTTTGGAGAAGGTTTGAAAAGGAGTTGGAAatatggagaaggagaaggaacaaGAAGTTCTGCACAGattgcagaaatataaaaagactgtAGACTGTGTGACTGTTAACCACAACTGCTTGCCCTTAGCTCAAATTGCCATGAACTCATAGCCTAGATAAAGATTTATGTCAAAACTAATGCCAAGCCATATCTAGCATGACCAGCCACAGGCTTGCACTGGGGACATCTGTCCAATGAAATTCTATTCTCATGTATCTCATATAATGATTTTAAGAGTAATCTGTACCACATGAAAAAATAATACATGCTGTTAAGCAATCTTTTCTCTATAAAGAATGAGCCTCATGCCGAGTAAAGATGCATTTAGATGCAATTTCCTTTTGAGTCTTGTGTCTGTTTGTCATTCACCATCTCCTTACCCACCTATTACTTGAGACCCTGTCCCGTCGGTCCCAGTGCTCCAACTGAGCTGGTCCTTAGCACTGTACCCCacttttcattggattattttgtattttgatgtctagttcattgatttctttacatattttggagaccagcccTCTGACAGAtttggtgttggtgaagatcttcttccattctataggttgtcattttgtcctatttatggtgtcctttgccttacaggagctttttaatttcagatggtcccatttattgattgttgctcctagtgtctatgctgctggtcTGCtggtatttaggaagtggtctcctgtatcaatgtgttcaaggcttcCTTCACTTGctattctatcaggttcagtgtacctggatttatgttgaggtctttgatccacttggacttgagttttgcaaATGGTGATAGATacaggtctattttcattcttctatttgatgacatccagttatgcaagcatcatttgttgaaaatgctttcatttttccattgtgcagttttagcttctttgtcaaaagtcaggtgttcataaTGTTCAGGTGTATGgtttaatgtcagggtcttcaatttgattccattggttcaTGTGTCTTCCTTTAGGCCAATACCAAGCTTTTTTTATGACTATGGCTCTATAGTAGAGCATGaattcagggatggtgatgtcttcagaatttctttctgaaatacaggattgttttagctatcctgtgtttttttttgtttgttttttgagacagggtttctctgtagctttggagcctgtcctggaactaactcttgtagaccaggctgctggccttgaactcacagagatccacctgcctctgtctcccatgagctgggattaaaggtgtgtgctatcactgtTCAGCTATCccatgttttctaattttctatatGGAGTTGAGTATTGTTCAATCTATCAATGTCTGTGTATGATTCTTTTGctattttgatgggaattgcattgaattgtGCatagcttttggtaagattgtcatttttattatgttaatcctgccaatttataattttctctaaggctgggattaaaagcgtgcaccactaccacctggtttctatggcaaactagtgtggctactgtgatgaaaggtgtgtgtcatttcTGCCTGGTCTTTAAGGCTGGCCAGTAtgactgctttacttttctgatctccaggaatgctttattttattaattttattaaaatacaaatgaaatgccactacactctctgctttttggttagtttggatacgGGTTTGTTGATCTTgttgatttctcaaaaaaaaaaaacttttggattgctctctttgtttctattttagtgattttagccctcaatttgattatttcctgtcatctactcctcctggatgaatttgcttctttttgttctagagctttctgttGACAGCGGTTCCTGTCCAGCCTGGTCCCTCACccatccagtcccaaagaaacacacagaagtctatattaattataaattggttggcctattagctcaggcttcttattaactcttacatcttaaattagctcataattcttgtctgtgttagcctcctggcttgataccttttatcagtgaggcattctcatcttgcttcctctgtgtctggcttcctctgtgatgactgcagactgacccttttctcagaattttcccgccttacttcctgcttggctattggccagtaaaaattttattaaaccaataaacagacaaatctttacagggtacaggaccattgtcccatagcagctttcaggtatgctgctttgtgttttatttattacctctgtttaaaattttaagtgtt harbors:
- the LOC101994093 gene encoding putative vomeronasal receptor-like protein 4, with the protein product MLACHLTGCTLPSLVLWTQSPCPTPSFLGPTGLLGSNSLAFMPSVLNSTNVLNFQASLGVLANIFLLFFYTFIILGHRPKPTDMISCHQTFIHIVLLLTGTDIWLWDIFESLNFENDFKCKTNFYINRVMRGLSICITCLLSVFQAVTISPSSSFLAKFKYKLQNHMISVFLFIWSFNLLFSSYHIFYIGAFTNVSETNQMKITKSCSLFPMNYIIKVFILTVATSRDVFLIGVMLTMSAYTVIILFRHQRQCQYLHSLSYPRTSPEKRATQTILLLVVSFVILYWVDFIISSTAVLLWMYNPVIPSVQKFVMNVYPTITPLIQISSDNRITNMLKKHSVCVPPYF